The following proteins are encoded in a genomic region of Vibrio tasmaniensis:
- a CDS encoding DUF2860 domain-containing protein: MKMKITLLALSIAASPAFAKLADQQGFSGEISINTGVTSSTSNFNTDADSTISSINQKASSESSFLVAPLGSIAYTFGDKLNHQVYTGTTRDDVATGTVVLEVGYKYQLESGMTIDASLLPTIMSGETWADPYNTTSGRTKTDEAGNAFRLKLSSIAGSAFSLDMAYATKDVKDDRVREELQRDANTFYLKGQYRQPINRTMMLAPSLIYQSRDADGNAESYEQFGGEVSLFGGIGRHQYALTAGYNQRSYDASNPIYNKKRSDDNINLFAAYEYEQFMDWENWSFISLAGYGVSDSNITFYDESQYIVSVGLNYKF, encoded by the coding sequence ATGAAAATGAAAATAACGCTTTTGGCACTGAGCATTGCAGCCTCCCCGGCTTTTGCCAAGCTTGCAGACCAACAAGGTTTCAGTGGTGAAATATCGATTAATACAGGGGTTACCTCTTCCACCTCAAACTTTAATACCGATGCAGATAGCACCATTTCGTCCATTAACCAGAAAGCCTCATCTGAGAGCTCATTTCTTGTCGCACCTTTGGGCAGTATTGCTTACACCTTCGGCGATAAATTAAATCATCAGGTATACACAGGTACTACTCGTGATGACGTAGCAACCGGTACTGTCGTGCTTGAGGTTGGTTATAAATACCAACTAGAGTCTGGCATGACCATCGACGCTTCACTTTTGCCGACTATCATGTCTGGTGAGACTTGGGCCGATCCGTACAACACCACTTCAGGTCGCACCAAAACGGATGAAGCAGGCAATGCCTTTCGTTTGAAACTAAGTAGCATTGCGGGCTCAGCTTTCTCGTTAGACATGGCCTACGCCACCAAAGATGTAAAAGATGATCGAGTTAGAGAAGAACTACAGCGTGATGCCAATACTTTCTACCTGAAAGGTCAGTACCGTCAACCAATCAATCGCACCATGATGTTAGCGCCATCATTGATTTACCAATCAAGGGATGCCGACGGTAACGCTGAGTCTTACGAACAGTTTGGTGGTGAAGTGAGTCTATTTGGTGGCATAGGCCGTCACCAGTACGCTCTGACAGCGGGTTACAACCAACGCTCTTACGACGCAAGCAACCCAATCTACAATAAGAAACGCAGTGACGACAATATCAACCTGTTTGCCGCCTATGAGTATGAGCAATTCATGGATTGGGAAAACTGGTCGTTTATTTCTCTAGCCGGTTATGGTGTCAGCGATTCGAATATTACCTTCTACGATGAGTCGCAATACATCGTCTCCGTCGGCCTGAACTACAAGTTCTAA
- a CDS encoding thiol:disulfide interchange protein DsbA/DsbL: MKKLFAFFSLIMLSLSAHAAKFNEGEHYKVLDLEASKKPMVTEFFSFYCPHCNSFEPIIQQLKQQLPKDAKLQKNHVSFMGGNMGLPMSKAYATMIALKVEDKMVPVMFNRIHTMNKPPRDEAELRQIFLDEGVDAKKFDAAYNGFAVDSMVRRFDKAFKDSGLSGVPAVVVNNRYLVDAQGISSLDEYFELVNFLIKK; the protein is encoded by the coding sequence ATGAAAAAGCTATTCGCATTTTTCTCATTGATCATGTTGAGCCTTTCAGCTCACGCTGCGAAATTTAACGAAGGTGAACACTACAAAGTTCTCGATCTAGAAGCATCAAAAAAACCAATGGTGACAGAGTTCTTCTCTTTTTACTGCCCACACTGTAATAGCTTTGAGCCAATCATCCAGCAGCTAAAACAACAGCTACCAAAAGACGCTAAGCTACAGAAGAACCATGTTTCATTCATGGGTGGCAACATGGGTCTACCAATGAGCAAAGCTTACGCAACCATGATTGCTCTGAAAGTTGAAGATAAAATGGTGCCAGTGATGTTTAACCGTATCCACACCATGAACAAGCCACCACGCGATGAAGCAGAGTTGCGTCAAATATTCCTAGACGAAGGCGTTGATGCTAAGAAATTCGATGCGGCATACAACGGCTTTGCAGTCGATTCTATGGTTCGCCGCTTCGACAAAGCATTCAAAGACAGCGGTCTTTCTGGTGTTCCTGCGGTCGTAGTTAACAACCGCTACCTAGTAGACGCTCAAGGTATCAGCTCTCTTGATGAGTACTTCGAGCTCGTTAACTTCCTAATTAAGAAGTAA
- a CDS encoding sporulation protein — protein sequence MSFLKKTLASFGIGSAKVDSVLQQEVLYPGKKASIIVHVYGGAQPQEIDNIDLNLCCRYVKEVTANSQGQEGGHKRRMHQTYSLAKWSLPYAFVIQPGETRDFECEFDVPLNTPVTIGDSKVWLETGLDIAMAIDPSDKDILTVRPDPLLDGIFNELEAQGLRIRQVECEAVKGFELPFVQEFEFVPTTGPYHGRWRELEVVAHRDETELKLWFEIDRNRNGAKGMLASLLGVGKLQRQLSVPLDTSPQDAGKMVLEYLDNAS from the coding sequence ATGTCGTTCTTAAAGAAAACGTTAGCAAGTTTTGGAATTGGATCTGCCAAGGTGGATTCTGTATTGCAACAGGAAGTGCTTTATCCAGGTAAGAAGGCGAGCATTATTGTACATGTCTACGGAGGCGCTCAGCCACAGGAGATCGATAACATTGATCTCAACTTGTGCTGTCGCTACGTCAAAGAAGTTACCGCGAACTCGCAAGGGCAAGAGGGCGGTCATAAACGCCGAATGCACCAGACGTACTCGCTGGCAAAGTGGAGCTTGCCGTATGCTTTTGTGATTCAGCCGGGTGAAACCCGTGACTTTGAATGTGAGTTTGATGTGCCGTTGAACACACCGGTCACTATTGGTGATTCAAAGGTGTGGCTGGAAACTGGGTTGGATATTGCGATGGCGATTGACCCATCGGATAAAGACATCTTAACGGTTCGTCCCGATCCGCTGCTCGATGGTATTTTTAACGAGCTTGAAGCTCAAGGCCTACGCATTCGTCAAGTGGAATGTGAAGCGGTCAAAGGCTTTGAACTGCCGTTTGTACAAGAGTTTGAGTTTGTGCCGACGACGGGCCCTTATCATGGCCGTTGGCGTGAATTGGAAGTGGTGGCTCATCGTGATGAAACAGAGCTGAAGCTGTGGTTCGAGATTGATAGAAATCGTAATGGTGCCAAAGGTATGTTGGCGAGCTTACTCGGCGTTGGTAAGCTCCAGCGTCAATTGAGTGTGCCACTGGATACCTCACCACAAGATGCTGGCAAGATGGTACTTGAATATCTAGATAACGCCTCTTAG
- the ilvG gene encoding acetolactate synthase 2 catalytic subunit, with translation MKGAELVVSALKQQGIETVFGYPGGAIMPIYDALYDGGVEHILCRHEQGAAMAAIGMARATQDVAVCMATSGPGATNLVTGLADAFMDSIPLVAITGQVASSHIGTDAFQEMDVIGMSLSCTKHSYLVTDIEDLAPTLAEAFIVAKSGRPGPVIVDIAKDVQLAESPVKILPEFTPPAIPVATTDAIEQAQHFLSQATRPVLYVGGGVQLAKATDAVREFLRLNPMPAVSTLKGLGTIERDDPHYLGMLGMHGTKAANLVVQESDLLIVVGARFDDRVTGKLDTFAPHAKVIHIDIDAAEFSKLRLADAPIRGDINKIMPQLELSQDISSWVHHSEGLRTSFKWRYDHPGDLIFAPLLLKQLSDMMPASSMVSTDVGQHQMWAAQHIQPRDPQNFITSAGLGTMGFGLPAAMGASVGRPDDQSILISGDGSFMMNVQELGTLKRRQIPVKMVLLNNSRLGMVRQWQSLFFDGRHSETILDDNPDFVMLAKAFDIPGKTITRKEEVEPALKEMLESKTAYLLHVIIDEEENVWPLVPPGASNSEMLENT, from the coding sequence ATGAAAGGCGCAGAACTGGTCGTATCCGCACTCAAGCAACAAGGCATTGAGACCGTATTTGGTTACCCAGGCGGTGCCATCATGCCAATCTACGATGCACTCTATGACGGCGGGGTTGAACATATCCTATGCCGCCATGAGCAAGGCGCTGCAATGGCCGCTATCGGTATGGCTCGAGCAACGCAAGACGTGGCGGTTTGTATGGCAACCTCAGGCCCAGGTGCAACAAACCTAGTCACAGGCCTTGCTGATGCTTTTATGGATTCCATCCCACTGGTTGCCATCACAGGGCAAGTTGCGAGCTCCCACATCGGTACCGACGCATTCCAAGAAATGGATGTGATTGGTATGTCTCTGTCATGTACTAAACACAGCTACCTCGTTACCGATATTGAAGATCTTGCTCCAACACTCGCTGAAGCATTTATCGTTGCAAAATCAGGTCGTCCAGGCCCGGTTATTGTCGACATCGCCAAAGATGTTCAATTAGCAGAGTCCCCAGTTAAAATTCTTCCTGAATTTACGCCACCAGCCATTCCTGTTGCGACAACTGACGCGATTGAACAAGCACAACACTTCCTATCTCAAGCGACTCGTCCTGTTCTATACGTAGGTGGTGGCGTTCAACTGGCGAAAGCAACCGATGCAGTTCGTGAGTTTTTACGTCTAAATCCAATGCCTGCAGTAAGCACACTAAAAGGCTTAGGCACCATTGAACGTGACGACCCACACTACCTGGGTATGCTGGGTATGCACGGCACCAAAGCCGCTAACCTAGTGGTTCAAGAAAGTGACCTGTTGATTGTTGTTGGCGCTCGTTTTGATGACCGAGTAACCGGCAAGCTTGATACCTTCGCACCACACGCGAAAGTTATCCATATCGATATCGATGCAGCTGAGTTCAGCAAACTACGTCTGGCCGATGCGCCAATTCGTGGTGACATCAACAAGATCATGCCTCAACTGGAGCTAAGCCAAGACATCTCATCTTGGGTTCACCACTCTGAAGGGCTACGTACTTCGTTTAAATGGCGTTACGACCACCCAGGCGATCTGATCTTTGCTCCACTGCTGTTGAAGCAACTATCTGACATGATGCCTGCGAGTTCTATGGTTTCTACCGATGTTGGCCAACATCAGATGTGGGCAGCTCAGCATATTCAACCACGCGATCCACAAAACTTCATCACCTCTGCTGGATTAGGCACCATGGGCTTTGGCTTACCAGCTGCTATGGGAGCATCGGTTGGCCGTCCTGATGACCAATCTATACTTATCTCTGGTGACGGTTCGTTCATGATGAACGTACAAGAGCTTGGCACACTGAAACGTCGCCAAATCCCAGTAAAAATGGTGCTTCTGAATAACTCTCGCTTAGGTATGGTTCGCCAATGGCAATCGCTGTTCTTTGATGGTCGCCATAGTGAAACTATCTTGGATGACAACCCAGACTTCGTCATGCTCGCGAAAGCGTTCGATATCCCGGGTAAAACCATCACGCGTAAAGAAGAAGTAGAACCAGCATTGAAAGAAATGCTAGAGAGCAAAACGGCTTACCTACTTCATGTCATAATCGATGAAGAAGAAAACGTATGGCCACTAGTACCGCCAGGTGCTTCAAACAGTGAGATGTTGGAGAACACATAA
- a CDS encoding YihD family protein, with protein sequence MKCHRIEELLELMEPEWQKDQELNLLEFIIKLSKEAGYQGKLEELTDDVLIYHLKMRNSEKDEMIPGLKKDQEDDFKTAILKARGLL encoded by the coding sequence ATGAAGTGTCATCGCATTGAGGAACTGCTTGAACTAATGGAGCCTGAGTGGCAGAAAGATCAAGAGCTTAACCTGTTAGAGTTCATCATTAAGCTATCAAAAGAAGCGGGCTACCAAGGTAAGCTTGAAGAATTGACTGATGATGTTCTTATCTACCATCTAAAAATGCGTAATAGCGAAAAAGATGAAATGATCCCGGGTCTTAAAAAAGACCAAGAAGATGATTTCAAAACCGCAATTCTAAAAGCGCGTGGCCTTCTTTAG
- a CDS encoding branched-chain amino acid transaminase: protein MTAKTADYIWFNGEMVPWAEANVHVLTHAMHYGTSVFEGVRCYNTPKGPVIFRHPEHARRLKDSAKIYRFPIPYTEEEIMEATRETLRQNKLESAYIRPLGFVGNVGLGVCPPENTEMDLIIAAFPWGSYLGEEALENGVDAMISSWNRAAPNTIPTAAKAGGNYLSSLLVGGEARRHGYDEGIALSVDGYLSEGAGENIFVIRNGVLSTPPATSAILPGITRDSIMTLAKDMGYEIREENIAREALYLADEVFMTGTAAEIVPVRSVDKITVGEGKRGPITEKVQAAYFGLFNGTTEDKWGWLDYVYPADHVSASQTQTTK, encoded by the coding sequence ATGACAGCTAAAACAGCAGACTATATTTGGTTTAACGGTGAAATGGTTCCTTGGGCAGAGGCGAACGTTCACGTCCTGACTCACGCAATGCACTACGGTACTTCTGTATTTGAAGGTGTTCGTTGTTACAACACGCCAAAAGGGCCGGTTATCTTCCGTCACCCAGAGCATGCCAGACGCCTAAAAGATTCAGCAAAAATCTACCGCTTCCCTATTCCTTACACTGAGGAAGAAATTATGGAAGCGACTCGCGAAACGCTACGTCAAAATAAGCTAGAGTCAGCGTACATCCGCCCTCTAGGTTTCGTTGGTAACGTTGGTTTGGGTGTCTGCCCGCCAGAAAACACTGAGATGGATTTGATCATCGCTGCTTTCCCTTGGGGCTCTTATCTGGGCGAAGAAGCGCTAGAAAATGGCGTTGATGCGATGATTTCTAGCTGGAACCGTGCAGCACCAAACACGATCCCAACCGCAGCAAAAGCCGGAGGTAACTACCTATCTTCACTACTGGTTGGTGGTGAAGCTCGTCGTCATGGTTACGATGAAGGTATCGCACTGAGCGTCGATGGTTACCTTTCAGAAGGTGCAGGCGAGAACATCTTTGTGATTCGCAATGGCGTGCTATCAACACCACCTGCAACCAGCGCAATACTGCCGGGTATCACTCGTGATTCGATCATGACACTAGCAAAAGACATGGGTTATGAGATCCGTGAAGAGAACATTGCTCGTGAAGCGCTATATCTTGCCGATGAAGTGTTCATGACAGGCACAGCGGCCGAGATCGTTCCGGTTCGTAGCGTAGACAAAATTACAGTTGGTGAAGGCAAACGCGGCCCTATCACTGAAAAAGTTCAAGCGGCTTACTTTGGTCTATTCAATGGAACCACTGAAGATAAGTGGGGCTGGTTAGATTACGTTTATCCAGCAGACCACGTTTCAGCAAGCCAAACGCAAACAACTAAGTAA
- the ilvM gene encoding acetolactate synthase 2 small subunit — MKRYLLDIKADDKPVLLERVLRVIRHRGFIVKQVAGTQNQESKVASVEIIVDSDRPISFLVNQIEKLWDVRTVDVISISRNELPNNNLQQKINA; from the coding sequence ATGAAAAGATACTTACTAGACATCAAAGCCGATGATAAGCCTGTACTACTAGAGCGTGTTCTTCGTGTTATCCGCCACCGTGGCTTCATCGTTAAACAAGTGGCAGGGACCCAAAACCAAGAAAGTAAAGTCGCGAGTGTTGAGATCATTGTCGACAGTGACCGTCCGATCTCTTTCTTGGTTAATCAAATCGAAAAGCTGTGGGATGTACGTACCGTTGACGTTATCTCTATCAGCCGTAATGAACTGCCAAACAATAACTTACAACAAAAGATAAACGCATAA
- a CDS encoding YifB family Mg chelatase-like AAA ATPase, with product MGLAIIHSRASVGVEAPEVTVEVHISNGMPGFTLVGLPETTVKESKDRVRSAIINSRFEFPSKRITVNLAPADLPKEGGRFDLPIALGILVASDQLPTSKIAQHEFIGELALSGELRSVKGVLPATLVADSVERCLVVPHHNGDQAALVGKGAHKSAQTLLEVCADMCGQAQLGLYRTEHHQPDVSELRDLQDIIGQQQGKRALEIAAAGNHNLLFLGPPGTGKTMLASRLRDLLPEMSDDEAMETASVASLTQQEINQYNWKQRPFRSPHHSSSMAALVGGGSIPRPGEISLAHNGLLFLDEMPEFERKVLDSLREPLESGEIIISRVAGKTRFPARFQLVGALNPSPTGYYEGNQARANPQIILRYLNRLSGPLLDRFDMSLEIPLLPKGMLAEGGDRGETTQVVKQRVKQARELMLSRNHKSNALLGSREIEKYCPLRREDAEFLETALHRLGLSIRAYHRIIKVARTIADLEGNEQIEKKHLSEALGYRAMDRLLKQLSAQAV from the coding sequence ATGGGACTCGCGATAATTCATAGCCGAGCTAGTGTGGGTGTAGAGGCACCAGAAGTGACCGTGGAAGTGCATATTAGCAACGGAATGCCCGGTTTTACGCTGGTGGGTCTACCTGAAACGACGGTCAAGGAATCTAAAGATCGAGTGAGAAGCGCGATCATCAATTCTCGCTTTGAATTTCCATCAAAAAGAATCACGGTCAACCTTGCCCCAGCAGATTTGCCCAAAGAGGGAGGTCGTTTCGACTTGCCTATAGCGCTTGGGATTTTGGTGGCATCTGACCAGCTTCCTACATCAAAAATAGCTCAGCATGAATTCATCGGTGAATTGGCGTTGTCAGGAGAGTTGCGTTCAGTAAAGGGCGTGCTGCCAGCGACATTAGTCGCCGACAGTGTCGAACGATGCTTAGTGGTTCCACACCATAATGGCGATCAGGCAGCCTTAGTCGGTAAGGGTGCGCATAAATCAGCACAAACCCTGCTAGAGGTGTGTGCTGACATGTGTGGGCAGGCTCAGCTTGGCTTGTATCGAACGGAACATCATCAGCCTGATGTTTCAGAGCTCCGCGATCTACAAGATATTATTGGCCAGCAGCAAGGTAAGCGAGCATTGGAGATTGCCGCGGCTGGTAACCATAACCTGCTTTTTCTCGGTCCGCCCGGAACTGGAAAAACCATGCTGGCTTCTCGACTGCGTGACCTTTTACCCGAAATGAGTGATGACGAGGCGATGGAAACCGCTTCGGTGGCTTCTTTAACGCAACAAGAAATAAATCAGTACAACTGGAAGCAACGACCTTTCCGTTCCCCACACCATTCGAGTTCGATGGCAGCATTGGTCGGTGGTGGCTCGATACCTCGCCCCGGTGAGATCTCTTTGGCGCATAATGGCTTATTGTTTCTTGATGAGATGCCAGAGTTTGAGCGTAAGGTACTTGATTCACTGCGAGAGCCGTTAGAGTCGGGTGAAATCATTATCTCCCGTGTCGCGGGTAAGACGCGTTTTCCTGCGCGCTTTCAATTAGTCGGTGCACTTAACCCAAGCCCAACAGGTTATTACGAAGGCAATCAAGCGCGAGCGAATCCGCAAATTATCCTGCGTTACCTGAATCGCTTATCTGGGCCGTTGCTGGATAGGTTCGATATGTCATTGGAGATCCCATTGCTTCCCAAAGGCATGCTTGCGGAAGGCGGTGACCGCGGTGAAACCACTCAAGTGGTTAAGCAAAGGGTTAAGCAGGCTCGTGAGTTGATGTTATCTCGAAACCATAAATCGAATGCACTGTTAGGTAGCCGAGAAATTGAAAAGTATTGCCCGTTGCGACGCGAGGATGCGGAATTTTTAGAAACAGCGCTGCATCGATTGGGCTTATCGATTCGTGCTTATCATCGCATTATTAAGGTAGCACGAACCATTGCAGACTTAGAGGGGAACGAGCAGATAGAAAAGAAGCACTTATCGGAAGCGCTTGGTTATCGAGCTATGGATCGATTGTTGAAACAACTCTCTGCGCAAGCTGTGTAG
- a CDS encoding serine/threonine protein kinase — MTMQAFNFDNLTPDFMWYALESIGVRAESGLLALNSYENRVYQFTDEDRKRYVVKFYRPQRWNKAQIQEEHDFALELIEQEMPVAPPMRVNGATLHEYQGYLFALFESVGGRQYEVDNLDQLEGVGRFLGRIHKASAGRTFQHRPTISLDEYLYQPRKILENSQFIPTHLENAFFNDVDLLIKELESQWPSNIDNIRLHGDCHPGNILWRDGPMFVDLDDARNGPAIQDLWMLLNGERQDKLMQLDILLESYQEFCDFNTAQLKLIEPLRGLRMVHYMAWLAKRWHDPAFPLAFPWFNDPKYWEQQVLACKEQIATLQEPPLSLMPQW, encoded by the coding sequence ATGACGATGCAAGCCTTTAACTTTGATAACCTGACTCCTGACTTCATGTGGTACGCACTGGAGAGCATTGGAGTTCGTGCTGAATCCGGGCTTCTCGCTCTCAATAGTTACGAAAATCGAGTGTATCAATTCACCGATGAAGACCGTAAACGCTACGTCGTTAAATTTTATCGTCCGCAGCGCTGGAACAAAGCACAGATCCAAGAAGAGCACGACTTCGCGTTAGAGCTAATCGAACAAGAGATGCCAGTCGCTCCACCTATGCGAGTCAACGGCGCAACCTTACATGAATATCAAGGCTACCTATTTGCCCTCTTTGAAAGTGTTGGCGGCAGACAGTACGAAGTCGACAATCTAGACCAATTGGAAGGCGTTGGGCGTTTTCTTGGTCGTATTCATAAAGCCAGCGCGGGAAGAACATTCCAGCATCGCCCGACCATCAGCTTAGATGAATACCTTTATCAGCCACGTAAGATTCTAGAGAACTCTCAGTTTATCCCGACCCACCTAGAGAACGCTTTCTTCAATGACGTTGACCTTCTGATCAAAGAGCTAGAGAGCCAGTGGCCAAGCAACATTGATAATATCCGCCTGCATGGTGACTGCCACCCAGGTAATATATTATGGCGCGACGGGCCAATGTTCGTCGATCTTGATGACGCACGAAACGGCCCTGCGATACAAGATTTATGGATGCTGCTTAACGGTGAGCGTCAAGATAAGCTAATGCAACTGGACATTCTGCTAGAGAGCTATCAAGAATTTTGCGATTTTAATACCGCGCAACTGAAACTAATCGAACCACTGCGCGGTCTACGTATGGTGCATTACATGGCATGGTTGGCAAAACGATGGCACGATCCTGCATTTCCTCTAGCCTTCCCATGGTTTAATGATCCAAAATATTGGGAGCAACAAGTACTTGCTTGTAAAGAGCAAATTGCTACCCTGCAAGAGCCACCACTTTCGTTAATGCCTCAGTGGTAA
- the ccoG gene encoding cytochrome c oxidase accessory protein CcoG, with the protein MSQDKIDIKDVTPKTFNPKTHKGNGDRFNPSNRIYVRESKGKFQQLRRYGGWFLLLLFALIPWIPFGERQAILLDIGSQQFNFFGTTLYPQDLTLLAILFMIAAFGLFFITTFLGRVWCGYLCPQTVWTFMYIWFEEKLEGAANKRRKQDSGKLTTNLMIRKTLKHIAWWAIAIATGLTFVGYFIPIKELVVGFFTFNSTFWPVFWVLFFAGCTYANAGWMRSIVCLHMCPYARFQSAMFDKDTFIVGYDTERGENRGPRSRKADPKELGLGDCIDCNLCVQVCPTGIDIRDGLQYECINCGACIDACDNTMERMGYEKGLINYTTEHRLDGHTTKVMRPKLLGYGAILIIMLGLFFAQIASVDPAGLSVLRDRNQLFRINSQGLVENTYNLKVINKTQQEQEYKLDVSGLPESIWYGKQTITVEPGEVLNLPISLGVDPEKLSSPVSTIQFILSDNEEFTMEVESRFIKKL; encoded by the coding sequence ATGAGTCAGGATAAAATCGATATCAAAGATGTGACTCCTAAAACCTTTAACCCAAAAACGCATAAAGGTAATGGAGATCGATTTAACCCAAGTAACCGAATCTATGTTCGAGAAAGCAAAGGTAAATTCCAACAACTTCGTCGTTACGGCGGTTGGTTCTTACTTTTACTTTTTGCGCTTATCCCATGGATTCCATTTGGTGAACGACAAGCGATCTTGCTCGATATCGGTAGCCAGCAGTTCAATTTCTTTGGCACCACGTTATACCCACAAGATCTGACCCTACTCGCTATCCTATTTATGATTGCTGCGTTTGGCTTATTCTTCATAACCACCTTCTTAGGACGAGTCTGGTGTGGCTACCTGTGTCCTCAAACTGTGTGGACCTTCATGTACATCTGGTTCGAAGAGAAACTGGAAGGTGCAGCCAATAAACGAAGAAAACAAGACTCGGGCAAACTGACTACCAATTTAATGATCAGAAAAACCCTCAAACATATCGCATGGTGGGCGATTGCTATTGCGACGGGCTTAACCTTTGTTGGCTACTTCATCCCTATCAAAGAGTTGGTGGTTGGCTTCTTTACCTTTAACTCGACTTTCTGGCCTGTATTTTGGGTACTGTTCTTTGCGGGCTGTACTTATGCCAATGCAGGTTGGATGCGTTCAATTGTTTGTCTGCACATGTGTCCTTACGCGCGCTTCCAATCAGCTATGTTCGATAAAGATACCTTCATCGTGGGTTACGACACAGAACGTGGTGAAAACCGCGGCCCTCGCTCTCGTAAAGCCGATCCAAAAGAGCTTGGCCTAGGCGACTGTATTGACTGTAATTTATGCGTTCAAGTGTGCCCAACGGGTATCGATATTCGTGATGGTCTGCAATACGAGTGTATTAACTGTGGCGCGTGTATTGATGCTTGTGACAACACCATGGAACGTATGGGTTATGAGAAAGGCCTAATCAATTACACCACCGAACACAGGCTCGATGGTCACACAACCAAGGTGATGCGTCCTAAGCTGCTAGGTTATGGTGCCATACTGATCATCATGCTGGGTTTGTTCTTTGCACAGATAGCGAGTGTTGATCCTGCAGGCTTAAGCGTTCTGCGCGATAGAAACCAACTATTTAGAATCAATAGCCAAGGGCTTGTCGAAAATACTTACAACTTGAAAGTCATCAACAAAACTCAGCAAGAGCAAGAGTACAAACTTGATGTGAGTGGGCTTCCAGAATCGATCTGGTACGGTAAACAAACCATTACCGTAGAGCCAGGTGAGGTTTTAAATCTTCCTATCAGTTTAGGCGTTGATCCAGAAAAACTGAGCTCACCAGTTTCGACAATTCAGTTTATACTCTCGGATAATGAAGAGTTTACGATGGAAGTCGAAAGCCGCTTTATCAAGAAGCTCTGA